CGGCAGCGGGGCAGTGGCGACCGTTCTCGGGTCGGCCCACCCGCGAGCCAGGGTGATCGCCACCGACGCCGATCCTGCCGCCGTCGCGTGTGCGCGCCGCAACGGCGTCCGGGCCCTCGTCGGCGACCTCGACGAGCCGCTGCCGCCGTCGTTGCGAGGGCGCGTCGACGTGATGACGGCGGTGGTTCCCTACGTGCCGACCGAGGAGCTCCACCTGCTCCCGCGGGACGTGCTCGCCAACGAGCCCCGTCGCGCACTCGACGGAGGTCGGGGAGGAACGGCCGTCCTGATGCAGGCCGCCGGAGCGGCCGCACGCTGGCTCCGTCCCGGCGGCACCGTGCTCCTCGAGCTGGGCGGGGATCAGGCGGTCGAGGTCGGGGCGGGCCTCACGAAGGCCGGCCTCTCGGAGATCCGCGTGCATCGGGACGATGAGGGTCGGGACCGCGCGATCGAGGCGCGAGGCCCGTTCCGTTCCGGCGACCCGTTCGGATGAGCAGTGGGGCTGCAGATGGCGGCCTACCAGCGTTCGCGGTGGACGACCTCGTCGAAGGGACGCCGGTCTGGGCGCTCGATGGGGGACAAGGGACGGTTCGCCGGGTAGCCGAGGGCGAGCAGCCCCACGCAGAAGCGGTCCTCGGGAAGGCCGATCGTGCTGCGCGCCAGGTCTTGATCGTCCACGGCGGCGTGCGAGCTCCCGATGCCGAGATCCGCAGCCGCCAGCGTCATGCCCATCGTGGCCTGGCCGATGTCGTAGAAGCTCCAGTCACGCGTGTCCCGATCGGAGGGGACGTGAGCGACGAGCGCCACGGTCGCGGCGGACGACGCGACATGCGCGGCGTATCGCCACGTCTCGGCGAGCTCCTGCAGCGTCTTGCGGTGGGTGCAGACCACGAAGTCCCACGGTTGTCCGTTCATCGAGGAGGGGGTTCGCCGCGCCGCCTCGAGGATCCTGTCGAGGTGCTCCGGAGCGATCGGCCGGTCCTCGTACGTGCGGACGTTCCGCCGAGCCCTGATCGCGTCCCAGGTCTCCATCCGTCACACGGTACCGCCCGATGCGTGAGAGAGCGAACGCGAACAAGGGGACGCTGGTAGCTTTTTCGCTCATGGATGCGGACGTGGTGGTGATCGGTGCTGGGTTCGCCGGGATCACGGCGGCGCGTGATCTGACCGAAGCAGGGCGCAGCGTCGTGGTCCTCGAGGCGCGCGACCGGATCGGCGGACGGACGTGGTACCGCGAGATCCCCGGCACCGGCGTGATGGCCGAGTACGGCGGCATGTTCCTCTCGCGCGCTACCCAGCCCAACCTCGCGCGCGAGATCGACCGCTACAGCGCCGCGGTCCTGACCGCGACCGAACCCGACGTGTTCGCCTGGATCGACGGCGATCGTCGCGCCGAGGGCGGCGGGGCGATCGAGCGGATCCAGAGCAAGCTCGCGTCGTCGAACTTCTCGGACGCGATCCGCACCACGCGTGACGCGTTCAAGGCCGGGGGGCGCACCGGACTCGGCGCGCTGGACGTACCCGTGTCGACATGGATCGAGAGCCTCGATGCCGATCCGGAGGCCGTCGACTACGTGCGGGCGTTCATGGTGTCGATGGGAGGCTCGGCGCTCGATCGCTGTTCGGTGCTGCCGTTGCTCTGGGACATGGTCGAGTTGGACTACAGCCCCGCCGACGTGTTCGTCGACGTGGGGGAGCTGCTCACCGACGGTACGACGAGCCTGCTGGATCCGATGGCGGCCGGCCTTGACGTCCGGCTAGGAACGGTCGTGACCCACGTGGCGCATGACGATCACGGGATCCGCGTGACCCTGGAGGACGGAACGACGGTGCGAACCGAGGCGGCGGTGATCGCGCTTCCGCTCAACGTGTGGGCCGACATCGTGTTCGACCCTCCGCTCGAGGACGCGAAGCGCCGCGCCGCCGACCGCCGGCATCCGGGACAGGTGTCGAAGGTGCTCGCGGTCGTCCACGGGGGGCCCGAGAGCTACGTCGGTATGGGGTGGAACACGCCGATCAATGCCGGCTTCGCGCTGCGTCCCGCAGGTGACGGCCGGCTGTTCATGGGCTTCTCGGTCCAGGAACGGGTCGACCTCGCCGACCGCGCGGCGATGGCGGCCGCGGTGAACGCCCACCTGCCCGAGGCAACCGTCGCGACGACCGACGGTTACGACTGGGTCGGCGACCGCTTCTCGCAGGGAACCTGGCTCTCGACCCCGCCCACCTGGTTCAGCGACGGCACGTTCGAAGCCCTGGTTCTCCCCGAAGGTCGACTGGCGTTCGCAGGCTCGGACATCGCGCCCGAGGGCGCCGGCTGGATCGAAGGTGCGATCGGGAGCGGCGTGGATGCGGCCGTCCACCTGCTGCACGGCGTCCTTACCACCCGCTGAGCGGTTCCCACGTTCGCCGGCTGCAGGGTCGGAACCGGTTCACGTCTCTTGGAGGACGGACAGCACGTTCCCGGCCGGGTCCTTGAACCAGGCGATGTCCGGGCCCCGGCCGCGGGCGATACCCTTCTCGTCCTGGTCGAACCCGTCGTAGCGCTCGAAGACCACCCCACGCGCGGTCAGCTCCTCGACCGCCTCGTCGATGTCGTCGACGGGGAAGTTCAAGATCGTGTAGGACGCAGGCTCATGACTAGGTCGCACGTAGACCAGCGTGTCCCGGTCACCGGCTAGGTGCAGGGACATCAGTCCGTTCTCCTGATCCAGGATCGACGTCTTCAGCCCCAAGGTCTCGCCGTAGAACTCGCGGCTCCGCTGGAGGTCGTCCACCGCGAAACCGCTGTATGCCTTGGTGTTCGCGAACATGCCGAGTTCCTTCCTCTCGTGTTCCCAACCTGTAGACGACCCGGTGCCCGGATACTCATCGGCGCTGTGCCCGGCGGCGCCCTCAAGCTTGCGCCGGCGATGGCCGCCGGGGTAGGTTCGTGTTCGGCCCGTCCCGGGCCCAACCTCGGCTCCGGCGCTCACGCCGTCGGTAATCCGCGAGGCAAAGGGGTCTCAGCCCTCGGGACGCTCGTCGGTACCCCTTCGGGTCGCGCCCAAAGGGAGCGTGAGTCCTGCGGTCGCGGCCGACGGAGGAGGAACGATGACCGAGCGGAAGACCTTCAAGCGCCGCGTCCGCGAGCGCATGTCCAAGACCGGCGAGAGCTACACGACCGCGCGTAAGCAGGTGACCGACAAGCGCGACCGGAACGAGGCGGCGCGCTCCCGGCTCGCCGCGGACGACGACCGGGTGTCGGACGAGACGATCGAGGAGAAGACCGGCAAGACCTGGGACGCGTGGTTCTCGATCCTCGATTCATGGGGGGCCCGGGAAAGCAAGCACCCCGAGATCGCGCGGTTCCTGAACACCGAGCACGGGGTTCCCGGCTGGTGGTCCCAGACGATCACCGTCGCGTACGAGCGGTCCCGCGGGATGCGGCTCAAGTATCAGCAGTCCGACGGCTTCTCGATCACGGCGACCAAGACGATCGCCGTCCCGATCCGGGTCCTGTTCGAGGCGTTCGTCGACGATGGCGTGCGCGGCACGTGGCTCAGGGACGGGAAGATGTCGCTTCGCACCTCCCGGCGGGACCGCTCGGCGCGGTTCGACTGGAACGATGGGGCAACCAGGGTGATCGTCGACTTCAACGACAAGGGACCGTCCAAGTCGACGGTGGCGCTGGCGCACGAGCGGCTGCCGGACGCCGACGAGGCCGAGACGGCGAAAACGTTGTGGCGGGAACGGCTGGCACGGCTCAAGTCGATCCTGGAGTCGTGACCGCTCGTCGGCGAGCGAGAGGAATACGCTGACGGCGAGCGACGTTCCCACGATGTAGAGGCGGCAGACGCCGAGGCAGGCGCCGAGAGGGAACGATCGATGTCGACCGAGACACCCACAACCGCGCGACCGGAGCGCCGAGACTGGACCGAGGCAGACGGGCCGATGCCCACGCTGTACCTCGGGCACGGTGCTCCTCCGCTGTTGGACGACGAACTCTGGACCTCGCAGCTGGTGGCATGGGCCGATGAGCTCCCGCGTCCGCGATCGATCCTGATCGTGTCGGCGCACTGGGAGTCGGCGCCGCTCACGGTCGGTGCGACCGATTCCGGCGTGCCGCTGACCTACGACTTCTCCGGGTTCCCCGAGCGGTTCTATCGGATGACCTATCCCTCTCCCGGCGCGCCGGAGCTCGCGGCGCGGGTCGAGGCGGCGATGCCCGATACCGAGCCCATCGCCACTCGGCCCGACTACCGACTCGATCACGGAGCCTGGGTGCCCCTCAAGGTGATGTATCCGGAGGCCGCCGTTCCCGTGCTGCAGATGTCGATGCCGACGTTGGACCCGAAGCGTCTGTTCGACCTCGGTCGGCGCCTGCGTTCACTCCGTGACGAGGGCGTGCTCGTCGTGGGGTCGGGGTTCCTGACGCACGGGCTGCCGTTCCTGCGCGACTTCCGTCCCGACGCCACTCCGCCCGGCTGGTCGGAGGAGTTCGACACGTGGAGCGCCGAGGCTCTCGCCCGCGGCGACGTGGACGAGCTGATGGCCTTCCGCGATCGCGCGCCGGGGATGCCGTACGCGCACCCCACCGTGGAGCACTTCGCGCCGCTGTTCGTGACCCTGGGTGCCGCGAGTGCTCCAGAGTCCGCACCGGACACCGAGATCGAGGGCTTCTACCTCGGTCTCGCGAAGCGGTCGTTCCAGATCGCGTGAGTGTCGGTCCCGCCCGCGCGGGCGATCAGGGACGGGCGGGCGCGCGCGTCTCGGCCAACGCCTCGCGAAGGAGCTGGAGCAGCGTCGCTTCGTCGTAGGCCCCGTAGTGCCGGCGCCCGTTGACGAAGAAGGTCGGGGTTCCCGCGACCCCGCTCACGTCGGCGCTCTCCACGTCGCGAGCCACCCGCAGGGTGTGTCGTCGTGATGCCAGCTCGGCGGAGAACCGGTCGACGTCCAGTCCCAGGTCGCGCGCGTACCCACGTAGATCGGCGAGCCGGAGGGCGTCCTGGTGTGCGAACAGCACGTCGTGCATCTCCCAGAACCTCCCCTGCGCCCCTGCGGCCTCGGCCGCTTCCGCGGCGAGCTCGGCGTTCTCGTGGACGTCCGTCAAGGGCAGATGCCGGAACACGAACCGGATCTCGGCTCCGAACCGTTCGAGCAGGTTGCGCACGATGGGTTCCGCCCGCCCGCAGTGGGGGCACTCGAAGTCTCCGTACTCGAGGAGGGTGAGTGGCGCGTCGCCCGGCCCCCGAACGTGGTCGACCTCCTCGTCGACCGGATCGGCGAGGTCCTGGATCGGTTCGGCGACGCGATCCTCGCCGACGGCACGCAGCCGCGAGGGGAGGCGGCCGATCACGCGGAACACGACCCAGGCCAGACCGGATGCGAGCACCGACGCCACCATGATCCCCAGCTTGGCGTCCTCGAGGATCTGCCCTTCGAAGGAGATGTCGGCGATCAGCAACGCGACGGTGAACCCGATTCCGGCCACGGTCGCGGCACCGATCAACTGCGTCCACGGCACGCTCAACGGCAGACCGCCGAACCGCCGGCGCGTGACCAGCCAGGTCACCCCGGCGATCCCGACCGGCTTGCCGACGACGAGCGCGACGACGATGCCGAGCGTCACCGGCGAGGACACGGCGTGTCCGAGCACCTCGCCGTTGATCACCAGGCCCGCGTTCGCCAGCGCGAAGAGGGGAACGATCACGTAGCTCGTCCACGGGTGGAACAGGTACTGGAGGCGTTCGTTCGGCGAGATCGCGAGGGCCACGCTCCGGCTCGCCGATCGCGCGTACTCGGGCGTCGGTTCCTCACGGAACAGTCGCCAACGCGCACCGGCGTCCTGGAGCCGTTCCCGGGTCGGTGGATACGCGGTCGCGAGCAGGCCCATCGCCACCCCCGCGATCGTGGGGTGAACGCCCGAGGCGAGCATCGCGATCCACACACCGAGCCCGACCAGGAAGTAGGCGGCACCGTTCCGGATCCCCGCACGACGCATCAAGAGCACCGCGCCGAACAGCGCGAGGGCGACCAGCAGGGCCGAGACCGAGAGGTCCTCGGTATAGACGAGTGCGATCACCGACAGCGCCGCGATGTCGTCGACGATCACCACCGTCAGCAGGAAGATGCGCAGGCGAGGCATCGATGCGCCACCGACCAGGGTGAGGATGCCGAGCGCGAACGCGGTGTCGGTTCCCGTCGGGATGGCCCAACCGCGGGCGGCCGGTTCCCCCGCGTTGAACGCGAGGTAGATCGCCGCCGGGACGATCATGCCGCCGATCGCCGCAAGTACGGGTGTCGCGATGCGTCGGCGTTCGCGCAGCTCGCCCATGTCGAACTCCCGGCGGATCTCGAGGCCGACGACGAAGAAGAAGAACGCCATCAGCCCGTCGTTGACCCAATGGCGCAGATCCAGCGACAGCTCGGAGCCACCGAAACCGATCGAGAGCGGGGTGGTCCACAAGTCCTCGTAGCTCTCGGACCACGGCGAGTTCGCCCACACCAGCGCCGCGATGGTGGCCGCAAGCAGGACGATCGCGCTCGAGTTCTCGGTGGCGAGGAAGTCGCGCAGCGGCGTCGCGAGACGCCGGACACCAACGCTCTGTTCGTCGAGCCGTTGGGACCCCACCCGTGGACGATACCCCGCGCGCCATGACGCCTCACCCGCGATCTGCGTGAACCACCCTCGCATGGCACTATCGGGTCGGGATCGAGGGATCGATCCGTTGGGAGAGCGGAGACCGGGTCGGGATCGAGGGATCGATCCGTTGGGAGAGCGGAGACGCCGAGGGTGGAACGGAGGCGGGAACGTGGACGATCAGGAGGTCATCGATCGGATCAACCAGTTCGCGAACGAGGAGCACGAGCTGTTCGGCAAGGAGTCCCGAGGAGAGGCATCCGAGTCGGATCAGCAGCGGCTCAAGCGCCTCGAGGTGAGCCTGGATCAGTGTTGGGATCTCCTCCATCAGCGCCGGGCTCGGAGAGCGGCGGGCTCCGACCCGGATCAGGCGAGCGTCCGCGACGAGAAGACCGTGGAGGGCTACATCGGCTGATCGGATCCGGGATCGCCGAAGGGCGGCCGCCGCGTACGACGACCGCCCTTCGTGTGTGACTCGCGCTGTGGAGCGGTTCGGACCTAGCCGACCTTGATCGTTCCGCACATGCCGGTGCAGTTCCCACCGCTCAGGTTCGAGTGCGTTCCGATCGTGCAGCGGTACTTGAACGTTCCCTTGGTCGTGAACCTCCGGACCGCCGTGTCACCCGACGGCAACGTGGTCTTGTACGACCATCCGCCGTAGGCCACGACGTTGTGCTTACGGCTGCTGACGTTGTTCCACTTGATCCTGCCGCCCTTGGCGATCTGGGCCGTTCCCGGCTTGTAGCGGTTCGTGTTCGTCAGCTTGACGACCGTCGCCGCCGAGGCCGGGAGGGCCAGGGCCAAGACGACCGCGACGACCGCCGCCACCAGCGCGAGCCGGCGGACGCGGGGGGATGCGCCTCGCATGAACCTCTCCTCTCGTTCGGACTCTCGTGTCGGTTCGAACCGGATCGACCTCGCGGCCGTCCGGCGGAGAACTGTACCGCTCACCAGGTTGCGCCGTAAAGGTCCGACGCCGGATCGAAGAACCCGTCGGCCGGACGGGCGTGCGCGTGCCAGTGATCGGGGATCCGTCGCCGCTCGTCGTCGATCCAGAAGCCGTCCGTCCCGTAGCGCGCGGAGGCGACCGCCTCTAGGCACGCGAGCAGGGTGCGTTCCAGCTCCGCGTCGGGGAGTCCGTGCGTTCGCCAGACGACCATCGGCGTGCGGCACACCAGGCAGTCGGCGACCCAGCACGCGTCGTCCTCGAAGTGCCAGGTGGTGACCCGCTCGGCGGAGCACAGCAGGCATCCGACGGTGGGCTCAGGCACAGCCGAACCCCAGATCCACCCGATCGCCGACCTCGACCCCGAGCCGCTCCAGGTTCCCTCGGGCGACCTCGACCGCGCCGATGTACTCCTGCGCCGGCGTGGAGACCGGGCATGGGTCGTCCTCGCACGGCTCCAGGTCGACGATCTCGGATATCCGTCCGTCCGTTCCCCAGAACGCGACCGTCAGGGGGATCGAGGTGCCCTTCATCCAGAAACCGGTCCGCGTCGGTTCCTCGTGCAGGAACACCATCCCCTCGCGCGCCCCCAACTCCGTGCGGCCCATCAGACCGCGCGCCCGTTCCGCATCGTCGTTCGCGATCTGGACCTCGATCCGCTCCCGGTCGCGTCCCGGGCCGAACCAGAGGGGATAGGTGGCAGCGCCGGGTTCGCACTGGCCACTCGGGTCCGAGACGCCGCCGCAGGCGGCGAGCAGGAGGAACGGAACGAACGGGAGGATCCGTCGTCGCACGGACACATCGTGCCACGGTCGGCTCGAGCTGCCCGGCCCGGTGCGGGTGCTAGCATCGATGCGCCCTCCGCCGGAGTAGCTCAGGGGTAGAGCAACGCCATGGTAAGGCGTAGGTCCGGGGTTCAAATCCCCGCTCCGGCTCCGAACTCGGTCGGCGGTCAGCGGGTCAGCGGTCAGCTCGGCGCGCGATCAGACCGGCGCGCGCATGACGTGCCACCTTGTCGCTCACCGATCCGAGCACGACGCGATCGACCGGTCCCATCCCGCGTGACCCGACGACGACGAGGTCCGCGCCCCATTCCTCGGCCCGCTCCAAGAGCCGCATCGAGGCCGCTCCCATCGGCGTCGCGCGGTGCACACGGAATCCGGCGGTCTCCAGCTCGGTCGCTGCCCTCTCGGCGATCTGCTCCGCCGCCGCGGTGAGCTCGGCCCCGACGTGCTCGTCGAACGCCTCGGTCGCGAAGCCCGTCGCGGTCGGCGTGGGAGCGGGCAGCTGCACGACGGAGAGCACCTCGACCTCGCATCGCTCGGCGTCGGCGAGGGCGACGAGCTCGCGGAGCGCGAGCGCCCCGTCGGAGGAGCCGTCGGAGCCGACGAGCACCCGCGCGGGAACGGTGTCGGTAGGGGATCGGTGCGTGAGCAGGGTCGATACCTGTGCGGCGTGCAGCACGCGGGTGCTGACGCTGCCGAGCATCAGGCGGTCGAGCCACGTCTTCTGGCCCGCGCCGATCGCGATCAGGTCGGCGCCCTCCCGCTCGGCGACTTCGACGATGTGGGCGCCGGCGTCCTTCGCGGCCTCCTCGAGACCGCGCGCCTCGAAGCCCGCCGCCTGCAGGCGCTTGACCGCGTCCTCGATCAGCGGGTTCGGCTCGCCCTCGATCGGGGGAGCGACCGCGAGCACGGTGACGCGGACGTCATCGCGCCGGCCGAGCTTCTCCAGGATCTCGCCGACCGCCTGAGCGGCCTCGGATCCGTCCGTGGCATACAGC
The sequence above is a segment of the Actinomycetota bacterium genome. Coding sequences within it:
- a CDS encoding HemK/PrmC family methyltransferase codes for the protein MPERSNTDPGVRVGGRKRVVEALAEGGCVAPGAEADALFRAASEGVGSIERLTARRLRGEPLAWITGTVRFCDVRVRVDPGVFVPRPHTQAMARRAVSLLSPGGIAVDLCTGSGAVATVLGSAHPRARVIATDADPAAVACARRNGVRALVGDLDEPLPPSLRGRVDVMTAVVPYVPTEELHLLPRDVLANEPRRALDGGRGGTAVLMQAAGAAARWLRPGGTVLLELGGDQAVEVGAGLTKAGLSEIRVHRDDEGRDRAIEARGPFRSGDPFG
- a CDS encoding nitroreductase family protein, which encodes METWDAIRARRNVRTYEDRPIAPEHLDRILEAARRTPSSMNGQPWDFVVCTHRKTLQELAETWRYAAHVASSAATVALVAHVPSDRDTRDWSFYDIGQATMGMTLAAADLGIGSSHAAVDDQDLARSTIGLPEDRFCVGLLALGYPANRPLSPIERPDRRPFDEVVHRERW
- a CDS encoding NAD(P)/FAD-dependent oxidoreductase, which gives rise to MRERANANKGTLVAFSLMDADVVVIGAGFAGITAARDLTEAGRSVVVLEARDRIGGRTWYREIPGTGVMAEYGGMFLSRATQPNLAREIDRYSAAVLTATEPDVFAWIDGDRRAEGGGAIERIQSKLASSNFSDAIRTTRDAFKAGGRTGLGALDVPVSTWIESLDADPEAVDYVRAFMVSMGGSALDRCSVLPLLWDMVELDYSPADVFVDVGELLTDGTTSLLDPMAAGLDVRLGTVVTHVAHDDHGIRVTLEDGTTVRTEAAVIALPLNVWADIVFDPPLEDAKRRAADRRHPGQVSKVLAVVHGGPESYVGMGWNTPINAGFALRPAGDGRLFMGFSVQERVDLADRAAMAAAVNAHLPEATVATTDGYDWVGDRFSQGTWLSTPPTWFSDGTFEALVLPEGRLAFAGSDIAPEGAGWIEGAIGSGVDAAVHLLHGVLTTR
- a CDS encoding VOC family protein — translated: MFANTKAYSGFAVDDLQRSREFYGETLGLKTSILDQENGLMSLHLAGDRDTLVYVRPSHEPASYTILNFPVDDIDEAVEELTARGVVFERYDGFDQDEKGIARGRGPDIAWFKDPAGNVLSVLQET
- a CDS encoding DUF4287 domain-containing protein, whose product is MTERKTFKRRVRERMSKTGESYTTARKQVTDKRDRNEAARSRLAADDDRVSDETIEEKTGKTWDAWFSILDSWGARESKHPEIARFLNTEHGVPGWWSQTITVAYERSRGMRLKYQQSDGFSITATKTIAVPIRVLFEAFVDDGVRGTWLRDGKMSLRTSRRDRSARFDWNDGATRVIVDFNDKGPSKSTVALAHERLPDADEAETAKTLWRERLARLKSILES
- a CDS encoding class III extradiol ring-cleavage dioxygenase — protein: MPTLYLGHGAPPLLDDELWTSQLVAWADELPRPRSILIVSAHWESAPLTVGATDSGVPLTYDFSGFPERFYRMTYPSPGAPELAARVEAAMPDTEPIATRPDYRLDHGAWVPLKVMYPEAAVPVLQMSMPTLDPKRLFDLGRRLRSLRDEGVLVVGSGFLTHGLPFLRDFRPDATPPGWSEEFDTWSAEALARGDVDELMAFRDRAPGMPYAHPTVEHFAPLFVTLGAASAPESAPDTEIEGFYLGLAKRSFQIA
- the nhaA gene encoding Na+/H+ antiporter NhaA, with amino-acid sequence MGSQRLDEQSVGVRRLATPLRDFLATENSSAIVLLAATIAALVWANSPWSESYEDLWTTPLSIGFGGSELSLDLRHWVNDGLMAFFFFVVGLEIRREFDMGELRERRRIATPVLAAIGGMIVPAAIYLAFNAGEPAARGWAIPTGTDTAFALGILTLVGGASMPRLRIFLLTVVIVDDIAALSVIALVYTEDLSVSALLVALALFGAVLLMRRAGIRNGAAYFLVGLGVWIAMLASGVHPTIAGVAMGLLATAYPPTRERLQDAGARWRLFREEPTPEYARSASRSVALAISPNERLQYLFHPWTSYVIVPLFALANAGLVINGEVLGHAVSSPVTLGIVVALVVGKPVGIAGVTWLVTRRRFGGLPLSVPWTQLIGAATVAGIGFTVALLIADISFEGQILEDAKLGIMVASVLASGLAWVVFRVIGRLPSRLRAVGEDRVAEPIQDLADPVDEEVDHVRGPGDAPLTLLEYGDFECPHCGRAEPIVRNLLERFGAEIRFVFRHLPLTDVHENAELAAEAAEAAGAQGRFWEMHDVLFAHQDALRLADLRGYARDLGLDVDRFSAELASRRHTLRVARDVESADVSGVAGTPTFFVNGRRHYGAYDEATLLQLLREALAETRAPARP
- a CDS encoding DUF2630 family protein; its protein translation is MDDQEVIDRINQFANEEHELFGKESRGEASESDQQRLKRLEVSLDQCWDLLHQRRARRAAGSDPDQASVRDEKTVEGYIG
- a CDS encoding DUF192 domain-containing protein — encoded protein: MRRRILPFVPFLLLAACGGVSDPSGQCEPGAATYPLWFGPGRDRERIEVQIANDDAERARGLMGRTELGAREGMVFLHEEPTRTGFWMKGTSIPLTVAFWGTDGRISEIVDLEPCEDDPCPVSTPAQEYIGAVEVARGNLERLGVEVGDRVDLGFGCA
- a CDS encoding universal stress protein; amino-acid sequence: MGGLAVEVLYATDGSEAAQAVGEILEKLGRRDDVRVTVLAVAPPIEGEPNPLIEDAVKRLQAAGFEARGLEEAAKDAGAHIVEVAEREGADLIAIGAGQKTWLDRLMLGSVSTRVLHAAQVSTLLTHRSPTDTVPARVLVGSDGSSDGALALRELVALADAERCEVEVLSVVQLPAPTPTATGFATEAFDEHVGAELTAAAEQIAERAATELETAGFRVHRATPMGAASMRLLERAEEWGADLVVVGSRGMGPVDRVVLGSVSDKVARHARAGLIARRADR